The following are encoded in a window of Mycobacterium sp. ELW1 genomic DNA:
- a CDS encoding restriction endonuclease: MREGSAAVTTALQWLGLWVVATALLGFVGMLNRLGWVLAALSAVAVVVSVWRALLAWLDHRRNLRRDALYRATGQAAVDAMTGVDFEHYVAAVLRGLGYEVEITRATGDFGVDLIATKGDTRTAVQCKRQNRVVNGAAIQQVVAGAAVHDCTATMVVSNNRYTRAAHQLADIHGCVLVDRTRLARMSRAQPMNRSR, translated from the coding sequence GTGCGCGAGGGCTCGGCAGCGGTGACGACGGCATTGCAGTGGCTGGGTCTGTGGGTGGTCGCCACCGCGCTGCTGGGGTTCGTCGGCATGCTGAACAGGCTGGGGTGGGTGCTGGCCGCGCTGAGCGCGGTGGCTGTCGTGGTGAGTGTATGGCGCGCGTTGCTGGCCTGGCTGGATCACCGCCGAAACCTCCGGCGCGACGCGCTGTACCGCGCCACCGGGCAGGCCGCCGTCGACGCCATGACGGGCGTCGATTTCGAGCACTACGTGGCGGCGGTGTTGCGGGGCCTCGGCTATGAGGTCGAAATCACCAGGGCAACAGGTGATTTCGGCGTCGATCTGATCGCGACCAAAGGCGACACCCGCACCGCGGTGCAGTGCAAGCGGCAGAACCGGGTGGTCAACGGCGCCGCGATCCAGCAGGTCGTCGCCGGTGCGGCCGTCCATGACTGCACGGCGACGATGGTGGTCTCCAACAACCGGTACACCAGGGCCGCTCACCAACTCGCCGACATCCACGGCTGCGTGCTGGTCGATCGCACCCGCCTGGCGCGGATGTCCCGGGCTCAGCCGATGAACCGGTCCCGGTAG
- a CDS encoding STAS domain-containing protein — MSSFTSRYGNPAVDYEGAHVRAHSRHMATVVAVSGRIDSVNVDRVTECAKRLVLAEKPFVLDLSGVISFAPQAIRLLCDIDDVCTAVGVEWAVVGSDAVNRRLRRDSDVVFPIVGSVAEAEHEFDDAVLSRRRLLLPLLSKTA, encoded by the coding sequence ATGTCGAGCTTCACGTCGCGATACGGCAACCCCGCTGTCGACTACGAGGGCGCCCACGTTCGAGCACACTCTCGCCACATGGCGACGGTTGTCGCGGTCAGCGGTCGGATCGATTCGGTGAACGTCGACCGGGTCACCGAATGCGCCAAGCGGCTCGTCCTCGCCGAGAAGCCGTTCGTTCTGGACCTGTCCGGCGTGATCTCGTTTGCTCCGCAGGCGATCCGGTTGCTGTGCGATATCGACGATGTCTGCACCGCCGTCGGTGTGGAATGGGCCGTGGTCGGCAGCGACGCGGTGAACCGCCGTCTGCGTAGGGACAGCGACGTCGTATTCCCGATCGTGGGCTCGGTGGCCGAGGCAGAGCACGAATTCGACGACGCGGTTCTGAGCCGTCGTCGACTGCTGCTTCCCCTGCTGAGCAAGACCGCCTGA
- a CDS encoding sulfotransferase: protein MTADVQRPQPIRLTDLAHPVFPAAAQPMRDALAGYGSILELTSEALLATATERTGLTGWGDAGFRERLDVLTASLREEAGLSDVGVAVVFEQLVGNLVNRLRLEALIAEHPDIEDIEIVRPIIICGLPRTGTTHLHNLIAADPNMRYLPYWESLEPFPAPGEEDQARRDRCTTGLELVDSSMPEFKRMHDMTVDHAHEEIQLLANDISGMLFETTYYLPSFAAHYKSHDQGPSYAYLKRQLQAMQWLRGGTRWVLKSPQHLEQFPTLYATFPDATFVVTHRDPVEVTRSMVTMIAYASRMASARPDPVKIARYWLDRADDLFSGCLRDRDVLPADQSIDVRFTDFMADEQGTLAAIYGVADQPFDDEVRAAMADFIAEHPRGRYGEVIYDLADVGLDAGEVAERLGAYRDRFIG, encoded by the coding sequence ATGACCGCCGATGTGCAGCGCCCCCAGCCGATCCGGTTGACCGACCTCGCGCATCCGGTGTTCCCTGCGGCCGCCCAGCCGATGCGGGATGCGCTCGCCGGCTACGGATCGATCCTCGAGCTGACCTCAGAGGCGTTGCTGGCCACGGCAACCGAACGCACCGGGCTGACCGGGTGGGGCGACGCCGGCTTCCGTGAACGGCTCGACGTCTTGACCGCGTCCCTGCGCGAGGAGGCCGGGCTGTCCGACGTCGGCGTGGCCGTGGTCTTCGAGCAGCTGGTCGGAAACCTGGTCAACCGGCTGCGACTGGAGGCGCTGATCGCCGAGCACCCTGACATCGAGGACATCGAGATCGTCCGGCCGATCATCATCTGCGGCCTGCCCCGCACCGGTACCACCCACCTGCACAACCTGATCGCCGCCGACCCCAACATGCGGTACCTGCCCTACTGGGAGAGCCTGGAGCCCTTCCCCGCGCCAGGCGAAGAGGACCAAGCACGGCGCGACCGATGTACTACCGGACTCGAACTGGTCGACTCCTCGATGCCGGAATTCAAGCGGATGCACGACATGACCGTCGACCATGCGCACGAGGAGATCCAGCTGCTGGCCAACGACATCTCCGGCATGCTCTTCGAGACCACCTACTATCTGCCGTCGTTCGCCGCGCACTACAAGTCCCATGACCAGGGGCCGTCGTACGCGTACCTCAAACGCCAACTTCAGGCCATGCAATGGCTGCGCGGCGGGACCCGCTGGGTGTTGAAGTCACCGCAACACCTCGAGCAGTTCCCCACCCTGTACGCCACCTTTCCTGATGCGACTTTCGTTGTGACGCATCGCGATCCGGTCGAGGTGACGCGCTCGATGGTCACCATGATCGCCTATGCCTCCCGGATGGCCAGTGCCCGGCCGGATCCGGTGAAGATCGCGCGGTACTGGCTCGACCGCGCCGACGACCTGTTCAGCGGCTGCCTTCGCGACCGCGACGTGCTCCCGGCCGATCAGTCGATCGACGTGCGGTTCACCGACTTCATGGCCGACGAGCAGGGCACTCTGGCGGCGATCTACGGGGTGGCCGATCAACCGTTCGACGACGAGGTGCGAGCCGCCATGGCCGACTTCATCGCCGAGCATCCCCGCGGCCGCTACGGCGAGGTGATCTACGACCTCGCCGATGTGGGACTCGACGCCGGTGAGGTCGCCGAGCGGCTTGGCGCCTACCGGGACCGGTTCATCGGCTGA
- a CDS encoding LLM class flavin-dependent oxidoreductase codes for MLAILRFNFASPGGDPGVQGELLSAAMELAQFGDRHGIAAISVDEHHVTGHGWSCNPVMIAGMFLARTANIFASIDCALGPLWNPVRMAEDIALVDAMSRGRLHTTVGLGYREEEYRTLGVDFGRRGELMDQLLETMLAAWTGDSGVVSGTWTKPHPPLYVGGGVRATVRRAVRFGLPLSLPDHRPDLAEYYTELCREAGLQPFVLMPPAVNRGMIYLHDDPERAWAELGSHILWEAVTYGAWSDDPSRSSMHLPGVQTLAEVRASGRYRFLTPDQLIDEVRASANYGPIVMHPLVGGMPVEEAWKSVTLLTDEVLPALR; via the coding sequence ATGCTTGCAATTCTCCGCTTCAATTTCGCCTCTCCAGGAGGAGATCCCGGCGTCCAGGGTGAATTGCTTTCGGCCGCAATGGAGTTGGCCCAGTTCGGTGACCGGCACGGAATCGCGGCGATCAGCGTCGATGAACACCACGTCACCGGCCACGGCTGGAGCTGCAACCCGGTCATGATCGCGGGCATGTTCCTGGCCCGCACGGCGAACATCTTCGCCAGCATCGACTGCGCGTTGGGACCGCTGTGGAACCCCGTGCGCATGGCCGAGGACATCGCGCTCGTCGACGCCATGAGCCGCGGCCGGTTGCACACCACGGTCGGCCTTGGTTACCGGGAAGAGGAGTACCGGACCCTCGGGGTGGACTTCGGTCGCCGCGGCGAACTCATGGATCAGCTGCTGGAGACCATGCTGGCCGCCTGGACCGGTGACTCCGGTGTGGTGTCGGGCACCTGGACCAAGCCGCACCCTCCGCTCTACGTCGGCGGCGGCGTCCGGGCCACCGTCCGCCGGGCGGTGCGGTTCGGTCTCCCGCTGAGCCTGCCCGACCACCGGCCCGACCTCGCCGAGTACTACACCGAGCTGTGCCGGGAGGCCGGTCTGCAGCCGTTCGTCCTGATGCCGCCCGCGGTCAACCGCGGAATGATCTATCTGCACGACGACCCCGAGCGGGCATGGGCCGAACTCGGTAGCCACATTCTGTGGGAGGCGGTCACCTACGGGGCGTGGTCCGACGACCCGTCGCGGTCGTCCATGCACCTGCCGGGTGTGCAGACCCTGGCCGAAGTCCGGGCCTCCGGCAGGTACCGATTCCTCACCCCCGACCAGCTGATCGACGAGGTTCGCGCAAGCGCAAACTACGGCCCCATCGTGATGCATCCGCTGGTTGGCGGCATGCCGGTGGAGGAAGCGTGGAAGTCCGTAACTCTGCTTACAGACGAGGTTCTGCCGGCTCTCCGATAG
- a CDS encoding homocysteine S-methyltransferase family protein has protein sequence MASFTDAVASGIPVLTDGAIETRVMFETPVAMDPDVQVAGLLGDRQGEAALREIYRSYLDAAAATGVPLVIGTPTFRASVTYTRRAGLGDLEAVRRLNSAAATFHQELLDGHTGPPVWVAGVLGPAGDAYRPAEAPSASAAFEYHRPQIDTLAEAGVDFLFAATFPAVGEAVGAARAMARTGLPFVVSWVLGADNRVLDGTSLADAIGQVDDVAAPTYFSLSCIHPTVAARALDACGDAVDRINEVKANGSTLSPSELVALDHADSDPPAEFAAAMDDLRRSYGVAVVGGCCGTTDEHMRALGTLLTTR, from the coding sequence ATGGCCAGCTTCACCGACGCCGTCGCGAGCGGGATCCCGGTCCTCACCGACGGCGCGATCGAGACGCGCGTCATGTTCGAGACACCGGTCGCGATGGATCCCGACGTCCAGGTCGCCGGACTGCTCGGCGACCGGCAGGGCGAGGCGGCACTGCGGGAGATCTACCGCAGCTATCTCGACGCGGCGGCCGCGACCGGTGTGCCGCTGGTGATCGGCACGCCGACGTTTCGGGCGAGCGTCACCTACACCCGTCGCGCCGGTCTCGGCGACCTCGAGGCCGTCCGGCGCCTCAACAGCGCCGCGGCCACTTTTCACCAGGAGTTGCTCGACGGCCATACCGGCCCGCCGGTCTGGGTCGCCGGGGTGCTCGGCCCGGCCGGCGACGCTTACCGGCCCGCCGAGGCGCCCTCGGCATCTGCTGCCTTCGAGTACCACCGGCCGCAGATCGACACCCTCGCCGAGGCCGGGGTGGACTTCCTGTTCGCGGCAACATTCCCTGCCGTCGGCGAGGCGGTCGGCGCGGCTCGGGCCATGGCCCGGACCGGCTTGCCGTTCGTCGTGTCGTGGGTGCTCGGCGCGGACAACCGCGTTCTGGACGGAACGTCGCTCGCCGATGCGATCGGGCAGGTGGATGACGTCGCGGCGCCCACGTATTTCTCGCTGTCGTGCATCCATCCGACCGTTGCCGCCCGCGCCCTCGACGCCTGCGGTGACGCGGTCGACCGGATCAATGAGGTCAAGGCCAACGGTTCGACGCTGAGCCCCTCCGAATTGGTGGCTCTGGACCACGCCGACAGCGATCCACCCGCGGAATTCGCCGCCGCGATGGACGACCTCAGGCGAAGTTACGGGGTAGCGGTCGTCGGCGGGTGCTGCGGCACGACCGACGAACACATGCGCGCCCTCGGGACGCTGCTCACCACACGGTGA
- a CDS encoding YeiH family protein: MTTTDVAHTSEEQPIFTSRNLLDYVPGVLLLIGVGLLGKYAQIWWNALAKSQHWTVPDIEYVLWAIVIGLVIANTVGLHRIFRPGVQTYEFWLKIGIVALGARFVLGDIVKLGGISLVQILLDMAIAGTIILLAAKAFGLSGKLGSLLAIGTSICGVSAIVAAKGAIRARNSEVSYAIAAILALGAVALFTLPVFGHALGLSDHEFGLWAGLAVDNTAETTATGYLYSEEAGKLAVLVKSVRNALIGFVVLGFALYWASRGEADQLAPGFGAKARFVWEKFPKFVLGFLAVSTLATAHVLTKGQTANLGNVSKWAFLLTFAGVGLNTNFRELARTGWRPLVVAVIGLVVVAVVSLGLVLFTSRVLHWGVGAT, translated from the coding sequence GTGACCACAACTGACGTCGCACACACTTCGGAAGAGCAGCCGATCTTCACCAGCCGCAACCTGCTCGACTACGTCCCCGGTGTGCTGCTGCTCATCGGCGTCGGGCTGCTCGGCAAGTACGCCCAGATCTGGTGGAATGCGCTTGCCAAATCCCAACATTGGACAGTTCCCGATATCGAGTACGTGCTGTGGGCCATCGTGATCGGTCTGGTGATCGCGAACACCGTTGGGCTACACCGGATTTTCCGGCCCGGAGTACAAACCTACGAGTTCTGGCTGAAGATCGGCATCGTCGCGCTCGGTGCACGATTCGTCCTGGGTGACATCGTGAAACTGGGTGGCATCTCCCTGGTGCAGATCCTGCTGGACATGGCGATCGCCGGAACGATCATCCTGCTGGCCGCCAAGGCGTTCGGGTTGTCGGGCAAATTGGGCTCGCTGCTGGCCATCGGCACGTCGATCTGCGGGGTATCGGCGATCGTGGCCGCCAAGGGTGCGATCAGGGCGCGCAACTCCGAGGTCAGCTATGCCATCGCCGCGATTTTGGCGTTGGGCGCTGTCGCGTTGTTCACGTTGCCGGTCTTCGGCCACGCGCTGGGCCTGTCCGACCACGAGTTCGGGCTGTGGGCCGGCCTGGCCGTCGACAACACGGCCGAGACCACCGCCACCGGCTACCTGTACTCCGAGGAGGCCGGCAAGCTCGCCGTGCTGGTGAAGTCGGTGCGCAACGCCCTGATCGGGTTCGTCGTGCTGGGGTTCGCGCTGTACTGGGCGTCCCGCGGGGAGGCCGACCAGCTCGCGCCGGGGTTCGGGGCCAAGGCGAGATTCGTGTGGGAGAAGTTCCCCAAGTTCGTGCTGGGCTTCCTGGCGGTGTCGACGCTCGCCACGGCCCACGTGCTGACCAAGGGTCAGACGGCGAACCTGGGCAACGTATCGAAGTGGGCGTTCCTGCTGACGTTCGCCGGGGTCGGCCTGAACACGAATTTTCGCGAGTTGGCCCGCACCGGCTGGCGGCCGCTGGTGGTGGCCGTCATCGGCCTGGTGGTGGTGGCGGTGGTGTCGCTGGGGCTGGTCCTGTTCACCTCACGAGTGCTGCACTGGGGCGTCGGCGCCACCTAG
- a CDS encoding DUF1214 domain-containing protein, protein MADDELSTAFHELLDELGGIERKFLASDPPLPEADILDGYRLTFSLLRVAVDAYVWGDKDNPRFVDVIGPYQRWGGDNSDAFYQLAPIDPTRTYRVTGNRGDSVYLSITVYGGPDDGHYSNRIVGTMNDRSLQFDADGNFDFTISPDPQAGAWLKLEDDAVVALTRDYLDNPETDRRAQWKIEAIDPPARKHDDRADLTRRLRAARTWLAEQCSFIPTTVQPANDIAEPYPVPQQTYGWAAGDAAYAMGAYELQPGQALIIDGTSPECVFWNLCLWNPFLHTYDYTYERVTINGAHVTYEPDGSWRIVVSDTDPGHPNWVSTAGRTKGLIWLRWFLPEETPKRPSCRVVDVAQVAGGLA, encoded by the coding sequence ATGGCAGACGATGAATTGTCGACCGCTTTCCACGAGTTGCTCGATGAACTCGGCGGGATCGAACGCAAGTTCCTGGCCAGCGATCCGCCGCTGCCGGAAGCGGACATCCTCGACGGGTATCGGCTGACGTTCAGCCTGCTGCGGGTCGCCGTCGACGCCTATGTCTGGGGAGACAAGGACAATCCGCGGTTCGTCGACGTCATCGGTCCCTATCAGCGGTGGGGTGGCGACAATTCGGACGCGTTTTATCAACTGGCGCCGATCGATCCCACCCGCACCTACCGGGTGACCGGCAACCGGGGTGATTCGGTCTACCTGTCGATCACCGTCTACGGCGGACCCGACGACGGCCACTACAGCAACCGCATCGTCGGCACCATGAACGACCGCTCCCTGCAGTTCGACGCCGACGGCAACTTCGACTTCACCATCAGTCCCGACCCGCAAGCAGGTGCGTGGCTCAAGCTGGAGGACGACGCCGTCGTCGCGCTGACCCGCGACTACCTGGACAACCCCGAAACCGATCGCCGTGCGCAGTGGAAGATCGAGGCCATCGATCCCCCGGCCCGCAAGCACGACGATCGCGCCGACCTGACCCGCCGGCTGCGCGCTGCCCGGACCTGGCTGGCCGAGCAGTGCTCGTTCATCCCCACCACGGTGCAGCCCGCCAACGACATCGCCGAGCCCTACCCGGTTCCGCAGCAGACCTACGGCTGGGCCGCCGGCGACGCGGCGTACGCGATGGGCGCCTACGAGCTGCAGCCCGGCCAGGCCTTGATCATCGACGGCACGTCGCCGGAATGCGTGTTCTGGAACCTCTGCCTGTGGAATCCGTTCCTGCACACCTACGACTACACCTACGAGCGGGTCACCATCAACGGCGCGCACGTCACCTACGAGCCCGACGGATCGTGGCGAATCGTGGTCAGCGACACCGATCCCGGCCACCCCAACTGGGTATCGACGGCCGGACGCACCAAAGGCCTGATCTGGCTGCGCTGGTTCCTTCCCGAGGAGACCCCGAAACGGCCCAGCTGCCGCGTCGTCGACGTCGCTCAGGTCGCCGGGGGTCTGGCATGA